A single window of Paenibacillus sp. FSL H8-0537 DNA harbors:
- the rpoE gene encoding DNA-directed RNA polymerase subunit delta, with protein sequence MSGSNITLKLDPERIKEMPMVDLAFEFLKTTNKPYYYRDLMMEIAKIRGLSTDGINQVIAQVYTEINIDGRFACVGTNMWGLKRWYPVERNEDPISNAKRSRIINDDDDLDDEDLFADEEEETYAADEEDYDVYDEDREFEEAEEEAEADEETGIEGEELVDDDSDEELEEGEEAEDFEEDEEEEGSK encoded by the coding sequence ATGAGCGGCAGCAACATCACTTTGAAGCTGGACCCTGAGCGGATTAAGGAAATGCCAATGGTTGATTTGGCATTTGAATTTCTTAAGACAACGAATAAGCCGTATTACTACCGTGATCTCATGATGGAGATTGCTAAAATACGCGGATTGTCAACCGATGGGATTAATCAAGTTATTGCACAAGTATATACTGAAATTAATATTGACGGCCGTTTCGCTTGCGTCGGCACAAATATGTGGGGACTTAAGCGCTGGTATCCAGTAGAGCGCAACGAAGACCCGATTTCCAACGCCAAACGCTCCAGAATCATTAACGACGACGACGATCTCGATGATGAAGATCTGTTCGCGGATGAGGAAGAGGAAACTTACGCAGCGGACGAAGAGGACTACGATGTTTATGATGAAGATCGTGAGTTCGAGGAAGCTGAAGAAGAAGCCGAAGCAGACGAAGAAACCGGAATCGAAGGCGAAGAGCTGGTAGATGATGATTCGGATGAGGAACTGGAAGAAGGCGAGGAAGCGGAAGATTTTGAAGAAGATGAAGAGGAAGAGGGCAGCAAGTAA